The Anopheles coluzzii chromosome 2, AcolN3, whole genome shotgun sequence genome window below encodes:
- the LOC120949757 gene encoding 14-3-3 protein epsilon codes for MSERENNIYKAKLAEQAERYDEMVEAMKKVASMDVELTVEERNLLSVAYKNVIGARRASWRIISSIEQKEENKGVEEKLEMIKNYRSQVEKELRDICSDILEVLDKHLIPCATTGESKVFYYKMKGDYHRYLAEFATGGDRKDAAENSLVAYKAASDIAMTDLPPTHPIRLGLALNFSVFYYEILNSPDRACRLAKAAFDDAIAELDTLSEESYKDSTLIMQLLRDNLTLWTSDMQADGEGEQKEQIQDVEDQDVS; via the exons ATGTCGGAACGCGAAAATAACATCTACAAGGCGAAGCTGGCCGAACAGGCTGAGCGATACGATG AAATGGTCGAAGCCATGAAGAAGGTCGCCTCCATGGATGTGGAGCTGACGGTGGAGGAAAGAAATCTCCTGTCGGTGGCTTACAAAAACGTCATCGGTGCACGTCGTGCTTCTTGGCGGATAATCTCTTCGATAGAGCAGAAGGAAGAGAACAAG GGAGTGGAGGAGAAGCTGGAAATGATCAAGAACTACCGCTCACAGGTTGAGAAGGAACTGCGCGACATCTGCTCAGACATTCTCGAGGTGCTTGATAAGCATCTGATCCCGTGTGCAACGACCGGTGAAAGCAAGGTGTTTTACTACAAGATGAAGGGCGATTATCACCGTTATCTGGCTGAGTTTGCCACCGGTGGTGATCGTAAGGATGCCGCCGAGAATTCGCTCGTCGCGTACAAGGCTGCCAGTGATATCGCGATGACTGACCTTCCACCAACGCACCcaattcgattgggattggctTTGAACTTCTCA GTATTTTACTATGAAATCCTGAACTCTCCGGATCGTGCCTGCCGTCTAGCGAAAGCCGCATTCGACGATGCTATTGCCGAACTGGATACTCTGAGCGAAGAAAGCTACAAAGATTCAACGCTAATTATGCAGTTGCTTCGGGACAACCTCACCTTATGGACATCCGACATGCAGGCAGATG GAGAAGGTGAACAGAAGGAACAAATCCAGGATGTTGAAGACCAAGACGTGTCGTAA
- the LOC120949752 gene encoding polymerase delta-interacting protein 2: MLITTMSPLMSKAISLCHFRPRFNLVVRLFSVSIYHNTRLAEVGRLELPKAQGKYETGQLFLHRVFGYRGVILFPWLARVYDRDLPNQAKGNQLEGASSDANDSGSGGGNTGKEVQKKTHTFYQVLIDQRDCPYIRAQTEAVTFLGNQESSRSLYAIPGLDYVAHEDILPYSSGEQHPLQHELFDKFLAHQPDKDPPFVAQETLRAWQKKNHPWLELSDVHKETTEGIRVTVIPFYMGCRETPAASVYWWRYCIRLENLGELSVQLRERHWRIFSLSGTLETVRGRGVVGQEPILSPRLPAFQYSSHVSLQAPSGHMWGTFRMEREDGHMFDCRIPPFSLESKPDDNSGNGSIDDANTTLGSKQPSGASGGGDDSTPSSTTTPTSSTKPNTKNNKNDGDDAV, translated from the exons ATGCTCATAACAACCATGAGTCCGCTAATGTCCAAGGCAATCTCTCTTTGCCATTTCCGTCCACGGTTCAACTTGgtggttcgtttgttttcggtTTCTATTTATCACAACACACG CCTGGCTGAGGTGGGCAGACTCGAGCTGCCCAAGGCGCAGGGCAAATACGAAACGGGCCAACTTTTCCTGCACCGAGTATTTGGGTACCGCGGTGTGATACTGTTCCCATGGCTAGCCCGAGTGTACGACCGTGATTTGCCGAATCAAGCCAAAGGCAATCAACTCGAAGGGGCCTCTTCCGATGCAAACGATAGCGGCTCTGGTGGTGGTAACACGGGCAAGGAAGTTCAGAAGAAGACGCACACCTTCTATCAGGTGTTGATTGATCAGCGCGACTGTCCGTACATACGCGCCCAAACGGAGGCGGTTACGTTTCTGGGCAACCAGGAATCAAGCCGAAGTTTGTACGCAATCCCAGGACTAGATTACGTAGCGCACGAGGACATACTACCGTACAGCTCTGGAGAGCAGCATCCTTTGCAGCACGAGTTGTTCGATAAGTTCTTAGCACACCAGCCAGACAAGGATCCGCCGTTCGTGGCGCAGGAAACGCTTAGGGCATGGCAGAAGAAGAACCATCCATGGCTGGAACTGTCGGACGTGCACAAAGAAACGACGGAAGGCATACGGGTAACGGTCATACCGTTCTACATGGGCTGCAGAGAAACTCCAGCAGCGTCGGTGTACTGG TGGCGCTACTGTATTCGTTTGGAAAATTTGGGCGAACTTAGCGTGCAGTTGAGAGAGCGACATTGGAGAATATTTTCCCTATCTGGAACACTGGAAACTGTTCGAGGACGGGGTGTAGTCGGCCAGGAACCTATCTTGAGTCCGCGACTGCCCGCGTTCCAGTACAGCTCGCACGTCAGCTTACAGGCACCAAGCGGCCACATGTGGGGAACGTTCCGCATGGAGCGCGAAGATGGCCACATGTTTGATTGTCGTATTCCACCGTTCTCACTGGAGAGCAAGCCAGACGATAACAGCGGAAACGGCAGCATCGACGACGCGAACACAACGCTTGGCTCGAAACAGCCATCAGGCGCAAGCGGTGGCGGAGACGACTCGACACCCTCTTCCACGACAACGCCAACGAGCTCCACGAAACCAAatacgaaaaacaacaaaaacgatgGTGATGACGCTGTTTGA
- the LOC120949755 gene encoding GPN-loop GTPase 3, with translation MRYGQLVMGPAGSGKSTYCATMQRHGFDDKRMIKVVNLDPAAEHFDYQPFLDIRDLIQLDDAMEDEELRYGPNGGLIFCIEYLIEHSDWLRDQLCGVGSDDEDDTTGIEEPDDDYVLFDMPGQIELYTHLKSGNSLARLLESWNFRLCSVFLVDSQFMIDGAKFLSGTMAALSVMANMELPHVNVLSKMDLLSKVHRGQMDKYLDPDAHALLGEVTNESAWGRKYRKLSETIGMLIEDFSLVRFTPLNINDEENVADLLLMIDNVIQYGEDADVKVRDFDPPEPEEVEDDSRHYQDD, from the exons atgagGTACGGACAGCTCGTAATGGGCCCCGCCGGAAGTGGCAAG TCCACCTATTGCGCGACAATGCAACGGCACGGCTTCGATGACAAGCGGATGATCAAGGTCGTCAATCTGGATCCGGCTGCGGAACACTTTGACTATCAGCCGTTTCTAGACATCCGAGATCTGATCCAGCTGGACGATGCCATGGAAGACGAAGAGCTTCGCTACGGTCCGAATGGTGGGCTGATATTTTGTATTGAATATCTCATCGAACACTCCGACTGGCTGCGTGATCAGCTGTGTGGAGTCGGTTCCGATGATGAGGACGATACCACCGGCATCGAAGAACCGGACGACGATTACGTGTTGTTCGATATGCCGGGTCAAATCGAACTCTACACCCATCTGAAATCGGGCAATTCGTTGGCTCGGTTACTAGAATCGTGGAACTTTCGACTCTGCTCCGTGTTCCTGGTCGACTCGCAGTTTATGATTGACGGTGCCAAGTTTTTGTCGGGAACGATGGCTGCATTGAGCGTGATGGCCAACATGGAGCTTCCCCACGTGAACGTGCTTAGTAAAATGGATCTGCTGAGCAAAGTACACCGTGGGCAGATGGACAAATATCTCGACCCTGATGCGCACGCACTGCTCGGGGAGGTGACAAACGAATCCGCGTGGGGACGCAAGTATCGCAAGCTGTCGGAAACGATCGGCATGCTGATCGAGGACTTTAGTTTAGTTCGCTTCACCCCGCTCAACATTAACGATGAGGAAAACGTGGCCGATCTGCTACTGATGATCGATAACGTCATCCAGTACGGCGAGGATGCGGACGTGAAGGTGCGCGATTTTGATCCACCAGAACCGGAGGAGGTAGAGGACGACAGTCGGCACTATCAGGATGATTAA